In the Staphylococcus sp. IVB6240 genome, one interval contains:
- a CDS encoding MucBP domain-containing protein: MKSTETDGEGPIIAEVERVSYTSDYIKGTDSTDPSRFDLKNKTLTTAIMKYKVTFTENVEGLKDVSATVSGSKGESTLAATEDRPTQFKVKVNDKTVYTSVYPQPHWDDGNALGYKRYPTNTGLKGVVTEGLYGSGDRNKIDYDTGNREELHAYISMEATVYDNRSDTPGSDVGFLTNTISEGDVRLNGQAGGLPNGFLTTISSPTDPNKNTYTWDTDKIEIGKRLPVYYIPFQDVITGEKPANADDGKLYVTPDNMYYTVESISEDKRTITLRFHGDYTKPGRVIPTFGNPMEDIATGKSTRLPIKFDKPTYNEEVSYTLRKNQDGSLVLDKDGKPIKDATTDNSIVKVSKPDGSPLEEFVFDAESQSDSYGIEKVIQTGVGGLTSQVTRPKYDATATGVPIETSNPEQIDKGTVIVQYVDENGNVLKEEVQDVTDAEVDTDYDTVTDNRPQEITVGDKTYELVPAGDYGVGSVSEQGNLTTSKLRNVYGSTDAEGTEPTGTVTQGTKYVTYVYKEKPAVVKEGTVTVNYEDEEGNVIKDPVEDTPSSPVDTPYNTTDNRPEEIKTDDGKKYERIPDKTKGAEEGNVVEGNTDVTYVYKEVKGDVIVHYIDTEGNTIAKDETDTPLSSTGTAYDTSDDHMPQTITKDGVKYELVPALTKGNEQGKVVEGTTEVTYVYKKVEQPMEAPTGDVIVHYVDEEGNKIADDKVDTQGSKIDTPYDTTDNRPEEITTKDGKTYKRVPEKTEGNEQGEVVEGTTEVTYVYKEVKGDVIVHYIDTEGNVIADDAVDTPETSTGTAYDTSDDHKPQTITKDGVTYELVPVLTKGNEQGKVVEGTTEVTYVYKKVEAPSTPEDPGMPPEETPNKYIPYIPEDPENPKYDENVPPVDPNTGEPLEPIDYDDTPEDPSDNPPLPDIDGHIPVDPEDPTTPLKPKDPNDPTKGYEPPKPVDPKEDTPVPYVPAGMVTVHYVDKDGNVIKDPTVDTPKSPVGTEYNTNENGEEIPKEITKNGKVYEYVKVKDGDKETGKVVKGNTDVTYIYKLKKQPEDPGMPPEETPNKYIPYIPEDPENPKYDENVPPVDPNTGEQLEPIDYDDIPEDPSDNPPLPDIDGHIPVDPEDPTKPLKPKDPNDPTKGYEPPKPVDPKEDTPVPYVPAGMVTVHYVDEDGNVIKDPTVDTPKSPVGTEYNTNENGEEIPKEITKDGKVYEYVKVKDGDKETGKVVKGNTDVTYIYKLKKQPEDPGMPPEETPNKYIPYIPEDPENPKYDENVPPVDPNTGEPLEPIDYDDTPEDPSDNPPLPDIDGHIPVDPEDPTKPLKPKDPNDPTKGYEPPKPVDPKEDTPVPYVPAGMVTVHYVDEDGNVIKDPTVDTPKSPVGTEYNTNENGEEIPKEITKDGKVYEYVKVKDGDKETGKVVKGNTDVTYIYKLKKQPEDPGMPPEETPNKYIPYIPEDPENPKYDENVPPVDPNTGEPLEPIDYDDTPEDPSDNPPLPDIDGHIPVDPEDPTKPLKPKDPNDPTKEYEPPKPVDPKEDTPVPYVPAGMVTVHYVDEDGNVIKDPTVDTPKSPVGTEYNTNENGEEIPKEITKDGKVVKGNTDVTYIYKLKKQPENPGMPPEETPNKYIPYIPEDPENPKYDENVPPVDPNTGEPIDPVDYDDTPEDPSDNPPLPDIEGHIPVDPEDPTTPLKPKDPNDPTKGYEPPKPVDPKKDTPVPYVPAGMVTVHYVDEDGNVIKDPTVDTPKSPVGTEYNTNENGEEIPKEIIGKDGKIYVLVKVKDGDKETGKVVKGNTDVTYIYKLKEQPGQPGVPGTPGTPEDPSTPPVDPKDEDPNTPPMDPKDEDPNVPPMDPKDEDPNVPPMDPKDEDPNVPPMDPKDKDPNVPPMDPKDEDSNTPPMDPGMPSQPSLDQSNNMEKPSKGLTDKDGKDMKPSDKMTEKELPETGNTNNPFVTTFGFLTLLAGMKLTKRNRREED, encoded by the coding sequence TTGAAGTCAACGGAAACAGATGGTGAAGGACCGATTATTGCGGAAGTAGAACGTGTTAGTTATACAAGTGACTATATAAAAGGAACAGATTCGACAGATCCATCACGTTTTGACTTGAAAAACAAAACATTGACGACAGCCATAATGAAATACAAAGTAACATTCACTGAAAATGTTGAGGGACTTAAAGATGTAAGTGCAACAGTTTCAGGTTCGAAAGGTGAATCAACTTTAGCAGCAACAGAGGATCGCCCTACTCAGTTTAAAGTGAAAGTAAATGATAAAACTGTTTATACAAGTGTTTATCCACAACCACATTGGGATGACGGAAATGCATTGGGATATAAGCGTTATCCAACTAATACTGGGCTTAAAGGTGTCGTAACTGAAGGATTATATGGTTCCGGTGACAGAAATAAAATTGATTATGATACAGGGAACCGAGAAGAATTACATGCTTATATTAGTATGGAAGCCACAGTATATGATAATCGTAGTGATACACCGGGGTCAGATGTTGGATTTTTAACAAATACAATTAGTGAGGGAGATGTACGATTAAATGGCCAAGCGGGTGGCTTACCAAATGGTTTTTTAACGACGATTTCATCCCCAACAGATCCAAATAAAAATACTTATACGTGGGATACAGATAAGATAGAGATTGGTAAACGTTTACCAGTTTACTACATCCCATTTCAAGATGTTATAACAGGAGAGAAACCAGCTAATGCAGATGACGGGAAGTTGTATGTAACGCCTGATAATATGTATTATACTGTTGAAAGCATTTCTGAAGATAAGAGAACAATTACATTACGTTTCCATGGTGACTATACAAAACCAGGTCGTGTTATTCCTACGTTTGGTAATCCGATGGAAGATATTGCCACTGGTAAATCAACACGTTTACCAATCAAGTTTGATAAACCGACTTACAATGAAGAAGTAAGCTATACATTAAGAAAAAATCAAGATGGAAGTCTAGTTTTAGACAAAGATGGTAAACCTATTAAAGACGCAACAACGGACAACTCAATAGTTAAAGTCTCGAAACCAGATGGTTCACCATTAGAAGAATTTGTTTTCGATGCAGAAAGTCAATCTGACTCATATGGTATTGAGAAAGTAATACAGACAGGTGTAGGTGGATTAACTTCACAAGTGACACGTCCTAAATACGATGCAACTGCAACAGGTGTACCTATTGAAACATCAAACCCTGAACAAATTGATAAAGGGACTGTGATTGTTCAATACGTTGATGAGAACGGTAATGTCTTAAAAGAAGAAGTTCAAGATGTGACAGATGCTGAAGTGGATACAGACTATGACACTGTTACTGATAATCGTCCACAAGAAATTACAGTTGGAGACAAAACGTATGAGTTAGTGCCAGCGGGAGACTACGGTGTTGGATCTGTATCTGAACAAGGTAACTTAACAACAAGTAAATTGAGAAATGTCTACGGATCAACGGATGCAGAAGGTACTGAACCTACAGGTACCGTTACGCAAGGTACAAAATATGTTACGTATGTGTATAAAGAAAAACCAGCTGTTGTTAAAGAAGGTACTGTGACAGTTAATTATGAAGATGAAGAAGGTAACGTCATCAAAGATCCAGTTGAAGACACGCCATCATCACCTGTAGATACACCTTACAACACTACAGACAATCGTCCAGAAGAGATTAAAACAGACGACGGTAAAAAGTATGAACGTATCCCTGACAAAACAAAAGGGGCTGAAGAAGGTAACGTTGTAGAAGGTAACACTGATGTCACGTACGTCTACAAAGAAGTAAAAGGTGACGTTATTGTACATTACATCGATACTGAGGGTAATACTATTGCGAAAGATGAAACAGATACACCGTTATCATCTACAGGCACAGCTTATGATACTTCTGATGATCATATGCCACAAACAATCACAAAAGATGGCGTGAAATATGAATTAGTGCCAGCTCTTACTAAAGGTAATGAACAAGGTAAAGTGGTTGAGGGTACAACAGAAGTGACGTATGTCTACAAGAAAGTTGAACAACCAATGGAAGCACCAACAGGTGATGTTATTGTTCACTATGTAGATGAAGAAGGTAATAAAATTGCTGACGATAAAGTAGATACACAAGGAAGCAAAATTGATACACCTTATGATACGACAGACAACCGTCCTGAAGAAATTACAACAAAAGATGGTAAAACGTACAAACGTGTCCCAGAAAAAACAGAAGGTAATGAACAAGGTGAAGTGGTTGAAGGAACAACAGAAGTGACATACGTCTACAAAGAAGTGAAAGGTGATGTCATCGTACATTACATCGACACAGAAGGTAACGTTATCGCAGATGATGCTGTTGATACACCAGAAACATCAACAGGCACAGCTTACGACACTTCAGATGATCATAAACCACAAACAATTACTAAAGATGGTGTGACATATGAATTAGTACCAGTACTTACTAAAGGTAATGAACAAGGTAAAGTGGTTGAGGGTACAACAGAAGTCACATATGTGTACAAGAAAGTTGAAGCGCCTTCTACACCAGAAGATCCAGGTATGCCACCAGAAGAAACACCAAACAAATACATTCCATATATTCCAGAAGATCCAGAAAATCCGAAGTATGATGAAAATGTACCACCGGTAGATCCAAATACAGGAGAACCACTTGAGCCAATCGATTACGATGATACACCTGAGGACCCAAGTGATAATCCACCATTACCAGATATCGACGGTCATATTCCAGTAGATCCAGAGGATCCAACAACACCATTGAAACCGAAAGATCCGAATGATCCAACAAAAGGATATGAACCACCGAAACCGGTAGATCCAAAAGAAGATACACCAGTACCATATGTCCCAGCAGGTATGGTAACAGTTCATTATGTGGATAAAGACGGTAATGTGATCAAGGATCCAACAGTAGATACACCGAAATCACCAGTAGGAACTGAGTACAATACAAATGAAAACGGAGAAGAAATTCCGAAAGAAATTACTAAAAACGGTAAAGTGTATGAGTACGTAAAAGTTAAAGATGGTGACAAAGAAACAGGTAAAGTAGTGAAAGGTAACACAGATGTTACTTATATCTACAAGTTGAAAAAACAACCAGAAGATCCAGGCATGCCACCAGAGGAAACACCAAACAAATACATTCCATATATTCCGGAAGATCCAGAAAATCCGAAGTATGATGAAAATGTACCACCGGTAGATCCAAATACAGGAGAACAACTTGAGCCAATCGATTACGATGATATACCTGAGGACCCAAGTGATAATCCACCATTACCAGATATCGACGGTCATATTCCAGTAGATCCAGAGGATCCAACGAAACCATTGAAACCGAAAGATCCGAACGATCCAACAAAAGGATATGAACCACCGAAACCGGTAGATCCGAAAGAAGATACACCAGTACCATATGTACCAGCAGGTATGGTAACAGTTCACTATGTGGATGAAGACGGTAATGTGATTAAAGATCCAACAGTAGATACACCGAAATCACCAGTAGGAACTGAGTACAATACAAATGAAAACGGAGAAGAAATTCCGAAAGAAATTACTAAAGACGGTAAAGTGTATGAGTACGTAAAAGTTAAAGATGGTGACAAAGAAACAGGTAAAGTAGTGAAAGGTAACACAGATGTTACTTATATCTACAAGTTGAAAAAACAACCAGAAGATCCAGGCATGCCACCAGAGGAAACACCAAACAAATACATTCCATATATTCCGGAAGATCCAGAAAATCCGAAGTATGATGAAAATGTACCACCGGTAGATCCAAATACAGGAGAACCACTTGAGCCAATCGATTACGATGATACACCTGAGGACCCAAGTGATAATCCACCATTACCAGATATCGATGGTCATATTCCAGTAGATCCAGAGGATCCAACGAAGCCATTGAAACCGAAAGATCCGAACGATCCAACAAAAGGATATGAACCACCGAAACCGGTAGATCCGAAAGAAGATACACCAGTACCATATGTACCAGCAGGTATGGTAACAGTTCACTATGTGGATGAAGACGGTAATGTGATTAAAGATCCAACAGTAGATACACCGAAATCACCAGTAGGAACTGAGTACAATACAAATGAAAACGGAGAAGAAATTCCGAAAGAAATTACTAAAGACGGTAAAGTGTATGAGTACGTAAAAGTTAAAGATGGTGACAAAGAAACAGGTAAAGTAGTGAAAGGTAACACAGATGTTACTTATATCTACAAGTTGAAAAAACAACCAGAAGATCCAGGCATGCCACCAGAGGAAACACCAAACAAATACATTCCATATATTCCGGAAGATCCAGAAAATCCGAAGTATGATGAAAATGTACCACCGGTAGATCCAAATACAGGAGAACCACTTGAGCCAATCGATTACGATGATACACCTGAGGACCCAAGTGATAATCCACCGTTACCAGATATCGACGGTCATATTCCAGTAGATCCAGAGGATCCAACGAAACCATTGAAACCGAAAGATCCGAACGATCCAACAAAAGAATATGAACCACCGAAACCGGTAGATCCGAAAGAAGATACACCAGTACCATATGTACCAGCAGGTATGGTAACAGTTCACTATGTGGATGAAGACGGTAATGTGATCAAGGATCCAACAGTGGATACACCAAAATCACCAGTAGGAACTGAGTACAATACAAATGAAAACGGAGAAGAAATTCCGAAAGAAATTACTAAAGACGGTAAAGTAGTGAAAGGTAACACAGATGTTACTTATATCTACAAATTGAAAAAACAACCAGAAAATCCAGGCATGCCACCAGAGGAAACACCAAACAAATACATTCCATATATTCCGGAAGATCCAGAAAATCCGAAATATGATGAAAATGTACCACCGGTAGATCCAAATACAGGTGAGCCAATTGATCCAGTTGATTATGATGATACACCGGAAGATCCAAGTGATAATCCACCATTACCAGATATCGAAGGTCATATTCCAGTAGATCCAGAGGATCCAACGACACCATTGAAGCCGAAAGATCCAAATGATCCAACAAAAGGCTATGAACCACCAAAACCAGTAGATCCGAAGAAAGACACACCAGTCCCATACGTACCAGCAGGCATGGTAACTGTTCACTATGTGGATGAAGACGGTAATGTGATTAAAGATCCAACAGTAGATACACCAAAATCACCAGTCGGAACTGAGTACAATACAAATGAAAACGGAGAAGAAATTCCGAAAGAAATCATTGGTAAAGACGGTAAAATCTATGTACTTGTAAAAGTTAAAGACGGTGACAAAGAAACAGGTAAAGTAGTGAAAGGTAACACAGACGTTACTTATATCTACAAATTGAAAGAACAACCAGGTCAACCAGGTGTGCCAGGAACACCAGGAACACCAGAAGATCCAAGTACACCACCAGTAGATCCGAAAGATGAAGATCCAAATACACCACCAATGGATCCGAAAGATGAAGATCCAAATGTACCACCGATGGATCCGAAAGATGAAGATCCAAATGTACCACCGATGGATCCGAAAGATGAAGATCCAAATGTACCACCGATGGATCCGAAAGATAAAGATCCAAATGTACCACCAATGGATCCGAAAGATGAAGATTCAAATACACCACCAATGGATCCAGGTATGCCAAGTCAACCATCACTAGATCAATCGAATAACATGGAAAAACCATCAAAAGGTTTGACTGATAAAGATGGTAAAGACATGAAACCATCTGATAAGATGACAGAAAAAGAATTGCCTGAAACAGGTAATACGAATAATCCATTCGTAACAACATTCGGATTCTTAACATTATTAGCTGGTATGAAGTTAACAAAACGTAACCGTCGCGAAGAAGACTAA
- a CDS encoding YSIRK-type signal peptide-containing protein (The YSIRK form of extended signal peptide directs nascent proteins to the cross-wall site, while signal peptides lacking YSIRK direct proteins instead to the cell pole. A large fraction of YSIRK proteins are surface proteins anchored by sortase-mediated processing of a C-terminal LPXTG motif.), with protein sequence MLFRQKHRFSIRKFTFGVCSALLGTALIMGADSAKASETDASAETQPANSTSDSTDASPEDEVTPTDSDATEVAEFAEDATATEPTEVTEPTETEAPSETSESTEASTTSDETNATESADKTAETTATEEKQAVEEKPAQNAETSTSSATEEKATTAQPKAPSREEAFAKQGQPLPTGTYLRAAVEPVAQAAPSGTQVTPEVTVTGSHRGNSETPTIYNNEDTTLNFSFGDQPLHKGDYFYVETQDVPVLLPRYFR encoded by the coding sequence ATGCTATTTAGACAAAAACATCGCTTTTCCATTCGCAAGTTCACATTTGGTGTTTGTTCAGCACTTTTAGGGACTGCTTTAATTATGGGTGCCGACTCAGCCAAAGCAAGTGAAACAGATGCATCAGCGGAAACACAACCAGCAAATAGCACTTCAGATTCAACGGATGCATCTCCAGAAGATGAAGTAACACCAACAGATTCAGATGCAACAGAGGTAGCAGAATTTGCAGAAGACGCAACTGCCACTGAACCAACTGAGGTGACTGAGCCTACTGAAACAGAAGCACCATCAGAAACATCAGAATCAACTGAAGCATCAACAACTTCAGATGAAACGAATGCAACAGAATCTGCAGACAAAACAGCTGAAACAACTGCGACAGAAGAAAAACAAGCAGTAGAAGAAAAGCCTGCACAAAATGCAGAAACAAGCACTTCATCAGCTACAGAAGAAAAAGCAACAACTGCTCAACCCAAAGCACCTTCACGTGAAGAAGCATTCGCCAAACAAGGTCAACCATTACCAACTGGCACTTATTTACGTGCAGCTGTGGAACCAGTTGCACAAGCTGCACCATCAGGTACACAAGTTACACCAGAAGTAACAGTAACAGGTTCCCATAGAGGTAATAGTGAAACACCTACAATCTATAACAATGAAGATACGACACTTAATTTTTCATTTGGTGATCAACCGTTACACAAGGGTGACTACTTTTACGTTGAAACACAGGATGTACCAGTTCTATTACCAAGATATTTCCGTTGA
- a CDS encoding ribbon-helix-helix domain-containing protein has protein sequence MTTMTVKLNKDEETLFNNYSEKSGLSVSTLLKKALMNQIEDEYD, from the coding sequence ATGACGACAATGACTGTAAAACTTAATAAAGATGAAGAAACATTATTTAATAATTACTCCGAAAAATCTGGACTAAGTGTCTCTACACTCTTGAAAAAAGCATTGATGAATCAAATTGAAGATGAATATGATTAA
- a CDS encoding IS30 family transposase codes for MTNHKGTHLSYEERVQIETLKNLGFSNRAIARELGRAPQTINNEIHRGTTRQIKRQKQQHKVYEYETQIYFSSLGQQRYRQNRQQCGAQPLWKKNPLFMPWADHLMKKKRWSPEAVVAYAHKEQCFEREEIPSTTTVYAWIDQQIMETKNIDLLEKLKRRHSTQNSYHNHPHSRVLGPSIETRPSEIESRQSFGHWEIDTVIGTKDKSKPVILTLVERQTRFEILEIIESKSADAVSHALKNLFDSLGEKAPKIFKSITSDNGSEFALLYEEFGHMIEIYFTHPFSSYERGTSENQHKMIRRFIPKAHDLSNVQKRFIKAIQQYMNDYPRKTLNYNTAHHQMTECLKHLNLYGSFQS; via the coding sequence ATGACAAACCATAAAGGAACACACTTAAGTTATGAAGAACGTGTTCAAATAGAAACACTTAAAAATTTAGGTTTTTCAAATCGTGCAATAGCGCGTGAATTAGGACGTGCACCTCAAACAATCAATAACGAAATTCATCGAGGAACAACACGTCAAATTAAACGACAAAAACAACAACATAAAGTCTATGAATATGAGACGCAAATTTATTTTTCTTCACTAGGTCAACAACGTTATCGACAAAACAGACAACAATGTGGTGCTCAGCCCTTATGGAAGAAGAACCCATTATTTATGCCATGGGCAGATCACCTCATGAAAAAGAAACGCTGGTCACCTGAAGCAGTCGTGGCATATGCTCACAAGGAACAATGTTTTGAAAGAGAAGAAATCCCTTCAACAACGACAGTATATGCTTGGATAGATCAACAAATCATGGAAACTAAGAATATTGATCTACTAGAAAAATTAAAAAGACGTCACTCTACTCAGAATAGCTACCATAATCATCCACACAGTCGAGTGCTCGGTCCAAGTATTGAGACACGTCCTAGTGAAATTGAATCACGTCAGTCTTTTGGTCACTGGGAAATAGATACCGTAATAGGAACTAAAGACAAGTCAAAGCCAGTTATCTTAACACTTGTTGAGAGACAAACGCGTTTTGAAATACTAGAAATAATAGAAAGTAAAAGTGCTGATGCGGTGTCTCACGCATTGAAAAACTTATTTGACTCCTTAGGCGAAAAAGCACCAAAAATCTTTAAATCTATCACATCTGACAATGGTTCAGAATTTGCATTGCTGTATGAAGAATTTGGCCATATGATAGAAATATACTTCACACATCCATTCTCATCATATGAACGTGGGACAAGTGAAAACCAACATAAAATGATTCGTCGTTTTATTCCAAAAGCACATGATTTATCCAATGTTCAAAAACGCTTCATAAAAGCCATACAACAATATATGAATGACTATCCTAGAAAGACTTTAAATTACAACACAGCTCATCATCAAATGACAGAATGTTTAAAGCACCTCAATCTGTATGGATCTTTCCAAAGCTAA